The DNA segment TCCCAGGATGGTGGTGAAAGCGAACACAGCCAATCCAAGAGAGACCACGTAACTACCGATCCCGGGCAAGGCGGTTTCGAACGCCAGAGAGGAGAGGGCAGAGCTGGTCTCACCACTGGTCCAGGCACCGGTCACCACGATGGCCAGGCCGGTGATGGAACAGACTATCAAAGTATCGATGAAGGTGCCGAGCATAGCCACCGTGCCCTGGCGTACCGGATTGTCGGTCGCCGCAGCTGCGTGGGCGATGGGGGCGCTGCCCAGACCCGCCTCGTTGGAAAAAATTCCCCTGGCCACGCCGAACTGGATGGTAAGCCAGACGGCGGCACCGGCAAACCCGCCCGTGGCGGCGGTCGGGGTGAAGGCTTCGCTGACGATCAGCACCAGGGCATTGGGTATGTCACCGGCATAGAGCGCCAGCACCACAAATCCGGAAAGCAGGTAGGCCACCGCCATGAACGGCACCAGCTTACCGGCCACTTCGGCGATACGACGGATACCGCCGATCAATACCAGTGCGGCCAGAACCGCCATTACCAGGCCTGTCACCCAGGGCGCGATCTGCAATCCGTCGTTGGCCGACAAGGCGTTGGCCACCGAGTTGGCCTGCACCGTATTACCGATGCCAAATCCCGCCAGGGCGCCAAAGATGGCGAACAGGGTACCCAACCAGGCCCATTTGGCATCCAGGCCGTTCTTGATGTAGTACATGGGGCCGCCCACATGATTACCGTTTTCGTCCACCTCACGATAGCGTACCGCCAGCACCGCCTCGGCGTATTTGGTGGCCATGCCGACCAGGGCGGTACACCACATCCAGAAGATGGCCCCCGGCCCGCCAATCGCGATCGCTGTCGCCACACCCGCGATGTTGCCGGTACCGATGGTTGCGGAGAGTGACGTCATCAGGGCATTGAACGGGCTGATCTCACCCTCACCCTGCCCCTCTCGACCCCGCCACAACATGCGAAAACCGTAGTTCAATCTGGCCAATGGCATCAGTTTCAGACCAATCATGAGAAACAGTCCGGTGCCCAAGATCAGCACCAGCATCAGCGGTCCCCAAACGATCCCATTCACCCAGTCAATCAGCTTTGTTACATTGTCCACCCTTCACACCCCCCTCTCTATTTGTCATGGACTTCAGAGAATTATATCCGTTTGCCCACACTGTTCCGTTAACGGCCCCACTATACACACCCCAGGTATCTGAATTCAAAAAGAAATTCTGATTAATGGAAACTCCCTATTGAGATCCTGCGAGTTGCCGGTTAATCTCAACATCTTCAACACAACTCAATTTGGATCCTACCCATGTCAGTCTGTAAAAGTCTAAAAGGGTACACCCGGAAACATGAACGTCTGGCGGATCTCTTTTCCCTGCTCGCAGTAGCGCTCTTATTCGGCACCCTCTACATTGTTTTGGCCTACCATACACCAATCGTCGGCTGGTTGAAGAAAGATGCCGTTATCCATGTGCCTATCGCCATCGCCCTGCTAGTGTTTGATATCTTTATCATGTACTTGTGCCTGAATATCGGTGCGACCCGTTATGATGATGAGGAGGATGAGAGCTGCTTCCATACCTTCAAGGGGCGCCGTAGCGGAAGCGGATCTATCGGTGTCATGTTCAGTAACTGGCTGCATCATATGGAGCAAGTGGGTAAAAAACACCGCTGACATGCCCCCCCGCGCGCACCGAATCTTCAACTCTCCCGTTATAGTGCTCGTTCTCTGCGCACTGGTTTCATCGATGAATAGTGGCTGTGTCTCCATGGCCACTGACCGGCTGGCCTCAAACCTCTCCAATGCGATGCTGAATCAGACAGATCCGGACCTAGTGCGCCAGGGTGCACCCGCCTATCTGTTGCTCCTCGATTCACTCATTGAAGAGAGTCCAGATGACCAACAGTTGTTATATGCCGGTGCCAAACTTTACAGCGCATACGCCGGCGGGTTGGTGACAAATCCCCAGCGGCAGAAAGGTCTTACCCAAAAGGCCCTGGATTACGCCGGGCGCGGGGTATGCCGAACAAGACCCGGCATCTGTGAAAAGAGATCGGAGCCTTTCGATGAATTTACCGCGGTCATTCAAGCAACGAACGCCGGGGATCTGCAGGGACTCTATCTCTATGCCACGAGCTGGGCGGGCTGGATCCAGGCCCGTAGCGATGACTGGAACGCGATTGCCGACCTGGCAAAGGCCGAGGTCATGTTACAACGGGTGGTCTCCATCGACCCGGAATACGAGAAGGGTCGCGCGCAACTCTATCTGGGTGTGATCAAGAGCCAAATCCCTCCCGCACTAGGGGGTAAACCTGAAATTGGTCGTCAACACTTCGAACAGGCCATGAACTACTCCGCGGGAGAGGACCTAATTGTAAAACTGGAATTCGCTCGACACTATGCCCGCCTGGTTTTTGATAAAACCCTACACGATAGACTACTGAACGAGGTCATCGAGGCGGATCCGGTAAAACCGGGCCTCACCCTGACCAACATCATGGCCCAACGACAGGCCAGGCAGCTGCTTGAAGACGACTATTTTTGAGTTTCAGACACCGGCACTCACTCTCATATCCAGTAAATCAGGCACTTTGCGTCTATTTGCGGTCTGATAACGTACATTAAACTGTATCCAGATATAAACGGCGTTGTAAAAAAGGCCGTGTATATGCTGGATGCTGTTGAGACCACTAGATTGCGCTGAGGGGTACACCATGTTCCGCATCATGAGCACACTGCTGCTGCTACTTCTGCTAAGCCCGTCAAGCCAGGCAGCCACCACGTTGAAGATTGCCACCCTGGCTCCCGATGGCACCAATTGGATGAAACAGATGCGGGCGGCAGCGAAGCAGATTAAGCAGCAGACCGAGGGCAGAGTCAAAATCCGCTTCTATCCCGGCGGCGTGATGGGAAACGATAACAGTGTCCTGCGTAAGATCCGTATTGGACAACTGCATGGTGGCGCCCTAACAGGCGGTGGACTGAGTATTATCTACAAGGATGCCCATCTTTATACCCTCCCTTTCCAGTTCCGAAATCTTGAGGAGGTGGATGCGGTACGGCAGATAATGGATCCACAGATCTTGAAAGGCATTAAAAAAC comes from the Candidatus Thiodiazotropha sp. CDECU1 genome and includes:
- a CDS encoding TRAP transporter TatT component family protein, whose translation is MNSGCVSMATDRLASNLSNAMLNQTDPDLVRQGAPAYLLLLDSLIEESPDDQQLLYAGAKLYSAYAGGLVTNPQRQKGLTQKALDYAGRGVCRTRPGICEKRSEPFDEFTAVIQATNAGDLQGLYLYATSWAGWIQARSDDWNAIADLAKAEVMLQRVVSIDPEYEKGRAQLYLGVIKSQIPPALGGKPEIGRQHFEQAMNYSAGEDLIVKLEFARHYARLVFDKTLHDRLLNEVIEADPVKPGLTLTNIMAQRQARQLLEDDYF
- a CDS encoding cell division protein BolA, producing the protein MSVCKSLKGYTRKHERLADLFSLLAVALLFGTLYIVLAYHTPIVGWLKKDAVIHVPIAIALLVFDIFIMYLCLNIGATRYDDEEDESCFHTFKGRRSGSGSIGVMFSNWLHHMEQVGKKHR
- a CDS encoding alanine/glycine:cation symporter family protein; the encoded protein is MDNVTKLIDWVNGIVWGPLMLVLILGTGLFLMIGLKLMPLARLNYGFRMLWRGREGQGEGEISPFNALMTSLSATIGTGNIAGVATAIAIGGPGAIFWMWCTALVGMATKYAEAVLAVRYREVDENGNHVGGPMYYIKNGLDAKWAWLGTLFAIFGALAGFGIGNTVQANSVANALSANDGLQIAPWVTGLVMAVLAALVLIGGIRRIAEVAGKLVPFMAVAYLLSGFVVLALYAGDIPNALVLIVSEAFTPTAATGGFAGAAVWLTIQFGVARGIFSNEAGLGSAPIAHAAAATDNPVRQGTVAMLGTFIDTLIVCSITGLAIVVTGAWTSGETSSALSSLAFETALPGIGSYVVSLGLAVFAFTTILGWSVYGERCVEYLFGVRSITPFRVAWIVMIPLGAVAQEFLSFVWLVADTLNALMAIPNLIALLLLSPVVFKLTRDYFASSAK